TTTTCATATTGATCTAAAAATTTAGTAATGACTTTGCATCAAAAAGAAGAAATGATAAAAAAGGAATTTAAAATTCTTAAAAATTGGGAGGATAAATATGAATATTTGATAGATTTAGGCAAAAAATTATCTAATCAATCACCCATGTTTAGATCTGAAGATAAGTTAATTCATGGGTGTCAATCCCAAGTTTGGTTAGAAGCTAAATTAAAGGAATCACGTGTTTTTTTTGAAGCGGATAGTGACGCTTTGTTACCTAGAGGAATGGCAGCGATTATGGTTCAAATATATTCAGGACTTTTCCCTTTTGAAATTATTTATTCCAATACTAATTTTCTTTATGAAATAGGATTTCAAACTTTTTTATCTCCTACTAGAGCTAATGGAATGTTTTTATTTTTAAAAAAAATAAAATTCTATGCTATAGCTTTTAATACAAAAGTTTCTGTTAGATTAAATGGACGAATTTAAAAAAAAATAAAATGTTTCAAACCATTAATCCTGTAGATAATAATGTATTAAAAACTTATAATTTTTTATCTAATCAAAATATTAATGTTAAACTAGCTGAAGCTCAAAATGCATATAATCAATGGAAAAATTTTCCGTTTGATGAAAAGATTAAATGTTTAATGAAGTTTTGTTATTATATGCTAGAAACCACAGATATTATAGCTTACTCTATTACTGAAGAAATGGGAAAACCCATTACTCAATCTTATGCAGAAGTAAATAAGAGCATAAATTTATGTAAATATTATTGCAAGTTAAAAGAATCTATTTTTAAAGAAAAAATTTATACTGAATATAAAATTTCTTATGTAAGGTTTGAATCTATAGGTCCTATATTAGGAATGATGCCTTGGAATTATCCTATATGGCAAACGATTAGATCTACTATTCCCAATTTAATATTAGGAAATGTCATTATCATTAAACCATCTTTTAATACAACAGGATGTTCTATGATTTTAGAAAAAATATTTTTAAAATCCGGCTTTCCTGAAGGAACTTTTCAAGTTTTATTAATAGATATAAATCAAGTAGAATCTGTTATAGCTCATTCTGCAATAAAAGGAATCACTTTTACAGGAAGTTCCACAGTAGGGAGTATTATAGGATCATTATCCGGAAAATATATTAAAAAATCTATTTTAGAATTAGGAGGAAATGATGCTTTTGTTGTTATGAAAGATGTAGAAAATATAAAAAAAGTAGCAAAATTAGCTACAGAATCTAGATTAAATAATACAGGACAAACATGTATTTCTGCAAAAAGATTTATTGTAGATAAAACTATAATAGATGATTTTATAGATGCAGTTATACAAGAGATGAAAACATATCATAGAGGAGATTTATATGATAAATCAACTAAAATAGGTTATATTTCTCGTTGTGATTTATCTGAAAAATTGTATCAACAATACAAAAATATTATTATAAATGGAGGAAAAATATGTTTAGAAATAACCAAAGATGGGAATTTTTTGACGCCTTCTTTATTAAGGATAAAAAATGAAAACTGTATAGTAAAAAAAGAAGAAATATTTGGTCCAATAGGAATCATTTCTTCTTTTTCCAAAGAAGAAATGATTCCTGATATAGTGAATGATACTCCATATGGACTTGGAGCTTCTATTTGGACGAAAAATTTAGAAAAAGCAGAAGAAATATCAAAAAAAATAGATACGGGAATGGTTTTTATTAATGAAGTTGTAAAATCAGATCCCCGTTTTCCTTTTGGAGGAATGAAAAGATCAGGATATGGGAGAGAATTATCAACTTTATCTATAAAAGAATTTTCTAATTATAAAACTATAATTATGAAGAAATTATAAATTTCTTCGCATTCTGGAAACAGGAATATGCATTTGATCTCTGTATTTTGCAATAGTTCTTCTAGCTATTAAATAGCCTTTTTTTCTAAGTATTTTAGATAATTTTTCATCAGTCAGAGGTTGTTTTTTATTTTCTTTTGCTATTGATTCCCCCAAAAGTTTTTTGATTTCGATAGAGGACACTTCTTTTCCTTCTTGATTTATCATTTTTTCAGAAAAAAAACTTTTAATTAAAAAAGTACCATATGGGGTATTAACATATTTACTATTGGCTACACGAGAGACAGTAGAAATTCCTACTCCAATTTTTTGTGAAATATTTTTTAAAATCATAGGTTTTATTTTCAGGGGATCTCCAGTTAAAAAGTATTCTTTTTGATAATCCATAATAGCATTCATTGTAAGCATCAATGTATTTTGACGTTGTTTTATAGCGTCAACAAACCATTTTGCTGAATCTATTTTTTGTTTTAAAAATGCAACGGTTTCTTCATTTTTATTTATATTTTTTTTTGATCTATAAGATTTTAACATATTGAAATATAAAGGTGATACTTTTAATTCTGGAATGTTTCTTTGATTTAGAGAAAGTTCTAATTTTTCATCTGAAATATAAATATTAAAATCCGGAATAATATGATCCAAATTTTTAGTATTATCAGAATAAATTTTTCCTGGTTTAGGATTCAATTTCTTGATTTGATCAATTACTTTTTTTAAATTTTTTTTTGTGATTCCCAATTTTTTATACAATTTGTTATAATGTTTTTTTACAAAAGATTGAAAATGATCTCGTATAATTTTTTGTGAAAAAAAAATTTCTTGAGTAATTTTCTTTTTTTTCAATTGAATCAGTAAACATTCTTGTAAATTTCTGGATCCTATCCCTATGGGGTCTAATTTTTGTATATAATTTACAAGCAATTTTTCTACTTTTTCTGTAGATACAGATACTCCAAGTGTCAAAAAAATATCATCTACTATAGATGTGATTTTTCTTCTGATATAACCATCATTATCTATATTTCCTAATATAAAATCAGCGATTAATAAATCTTTTTCACTTAAACGAAATGTATGCAATTGATTTTTTAAATATTCTTGAAAAGAAATTCCAGAAATAATAGGAATATGTTTTTTTATATTACAATTTTGATTTCTAATTTGAAAATCTTCAATTTCGTCATCACTTAAATATTCATCTATTTCAGATTTATCTATAGATGGATTTTGATCTTCTGTAAGAATATCAATATCATTTTCTAATGTATCTGAATATTCTTCTAATTCTGAAGAATTATCTTCTTCTAAAGCTGGATTTTCTTCCAATTCTTGTTGAACTCTTTGTTCAAAATCTAAAGTAGATAATTGAACCAATTTCATTAATTGTATTTGTTGTGGAGAAAGTTTATGTTGTCCTTTTTGTAATAACTGTTGTTTTAACATCTTGTTTTTAAAATTCTGCATTGTTTGGTGTTCTTGGAAATGGGATGACATCACGGATATTGTTCATCCCTGTAATAAATTGAACTATACGATCAAAACCTAATCCAAATCCACTGTGAGGAACAGAACCAAAACGACGTGTATCTAAATACCACCAGAGTTTTTTTTTATCAGTGTTTGTATCTTTCATACGTTGTAATAATATATCATAACGTTCTTCTCTTTGAGATCCTCCAATGATTTCTCCTATTTCAGGGAATAAAATATCCATAGCTCTAACAGTTTTTCCATCATTATTCATACGCATATAAAAAGCTTTAATGTTGCAAGGATAATCAAATATAACTACAGGAGTTTTAAAGTATTTATCCACTAAATATTGTTCATGTTCCGATTGTAGATCCATTCCCCAAACAATGGGATGTAAAAATTTTATGTTTTTTTTCTTTTCTTCTTGATCAAAAATTTTAATGACTTCTGTATAACTAATTCTTTTGAATGGAAATTTTAAGATAAGTTCTAATTTTTCTAAAAGACGGTTTTTTTTACTACATTTTTCTAAACGTTGATCTAAAAACGTTAAGTCTTCCATGCTATTTTCAAGAATATATTTAATAACAAATTTTATAAAATTTTCGGCTAAATTTATGTTCTCATCGAGATGATAAAAAGCAATTTCTGGTTCTATCATCCAAAATTCAGATAGATGTCGTGATGTATTGGAATTCTCTGCTCTAAATACAGGACCAAAAGTATATACTTTACCTAATCCTAAAGAAGCCGTTTCTGCTTCTAGTTGTCCGGATACACTGAGATAAGTTTTACATTTAAAAAAATCTTTAGTATAATCAATTGGTTGATTTTTTAAATTCATAGTTGTAATCTGAAACATTCTTCCAACTCCTTCACAATTTGAAGTAGTAATAATTGGAGTATGAAGATAAAAAAAACCATGTTCATGAAAATATTTATGAATACAAAACGCTATATGATGACGAATTCGCATAACACAACTAAAAATATTTGTTTTGAAACGTAAATGAGCCTGTTCACGAAGTTTTTCAAAACTATGTTTTTTAGGTTGCAAAATAGACTTTTGAATAATTTCTGGATCTACTGATTCATATATAATTATATCTAAAGATTTGAGTTCTATATATTGTTTTTTTCCAATACTTTTTTTGACTATTCCTATAACTCTAATCGAACTTCCAATTGTTATTTTTTTTATAATTTTTTTATCCAATTTTTTGGATAAGATAATTTGCAAGTTATTAATTGTAGAACCATCATTCAAAATAATGAAAATAGAATAACGAAAAGACCGAATCCATCCCTCAACCAATACTTTTTGATCAATCAAAAATTTTCCTTTATTTAGTAGTTCTTTAATTGAATATTTTCTTATCATTTTATATGTTCAATATTTCTTTTTTTTTCTGAAGAAAGAAATCCTCTATTTTTTGAATATATCCATCTGTCATTTTTTGTATACGATGTTCTGCTATTCTAGAAATATCTTCTGATATTTTTAATTTCTTTATACATTGATTATTATTTTTTCGAATTTTTCTCACAAGTATTTTTGCTTGTTCTATCTGTAATTTGATTTTTTTCATCAAATTTTTTCTACTTTCTTCTGTAATTATGGGTAAATGTATATGAATAGTATCCCCTTTATTGGTAGGCATAATACCTAAATTTGCATTAATAATAGCTTTTTCTATAGCTGGAATAATAGAACGATCCCAAGAATGAATAGAAATATTCATATTATCTATAATAGAAATGTTAGATACTTCCATAAGTGGAAAAAAAGTTTCATAACATTTTATCTTGATTTTTCCTAAAAAAGAAGAAACAGATTTACTTCCTAATCGAATACGGTAAATTTCTTTTTTCAATTGTTTTAAAATCTTTTCCATATCTTCTTCACAAGAGGAAAAAATGTTATTTAATCCATCCATAATTTTATTTTTTTTTAGAAACCATAGTTCCTATTTTTTCTCCAGAAATTACTTTTTTAAAATTCCCCTTTCTATTCATATCAAAAATAATAATCGGTAAATCATTTTCATTACCTAAAATAAAAGCTGTTTGATCCATTACTTTTATTCCCATTTGATATGCCATATCAAAAGATATATTTTTTAGTTTTTTAGCATACTTATTCTTTTCTGGATCTGTTGTGTAAATTCCATCTACTCTAGTCCCTTTTAATAATACATCAGCTTTTATTTCGATAGCACGTAAAACAGCGGCTGTATCTGTAGTAAAATAAGGATTCCCTAATCCGGCTACAAATATCACAACTCTTCCTTTTTCAAGATGATGTATCGCTCTATCTTTGCTAAAAGATTCCGCTATTTCATCCATTCTAATAGCTGTTTGAATATAGGTGCATATCCCTATATTTTCTAAATATGATTGGAAGGCGATCCCGTTAATAACGGTAGCTAACATTCCCATGTAATCTCCTTCTATACGATTTATAATTTTTTCCTTCATTTTAGAAAATCCTCTAAATATATTGCCACCTCCAATAACTATAGCCACTTGAGCTCCCATATCTACTACTTTTTTTACTTCTTCAGCATATTGTTTAAGACGAGAAGAATGAAGGCCAAATTCATTATCTCCCATAAGAGCTTCTCCACTTAATTTCAATAATGATCTTTTGTATTTCATGAAAAATATATTTTGTCGTTTTTTTTCATAAAAAAGGATATAAGGATATTATGATTATGGAAAAATTCCTAGTTTTTCATAAGAATCAATAATTTTATTTATTGCCAGTACAAATGCTGCCGTACGCATATTTTCTATTTTTGATGATTTTTTTATATCACGAATTTTATGAAATCCATTAATCATGGTATCTTCTAATCCGCTACGTACCAAATCTATTTCTCTTGCTCCTCTTAAAATAATTTTTTTTTCTTCTGTTGAAATTCTTTTTTTACAAACCGTTTCTATAACTTGTAATAATTCTGCATTCATATTTTCACTGAATTTTTTTTCCATACGTCCATAACGTACATGACTTAAATTTTTTAGCCATTCAAAATAAGAAACAGTAACTCCTCCTGCATTTAAGTAAATATCAGGTACAATAATTACTCCTTTTTTTTCTAATATTTCATCAGCTTCAGGAGTAATAGGTCCATTTGCAGCTTCTCCTACAATTTTAGCCTTAATACGGCTCGCATTATTTTTATGTATTACATTTTCCAATGCGGCTGGAATTAAAATATCACATTCTAATTCTAAAGCCTTTTCCGTATTTTCAATATTTTTTGCTTCTGGAAAATTTAATATAGATCCAGTATTTTTTAAATGTAAAAAAACTTGAGATACATTTAAACCTTTTTCATTATAAATAGCCCCTTCTCTTTCTGCTAAAGCTATTATAATAGCCCCTGCTTCATGAAAAAAAGTGGCGGCATGATACCCAACATTTCCTAATCCTTGTATGATGATTTTTTTTCCAACTAATCCTACATCAAGACCAACAGAATACATATCTTCTTTGACATGACATAATTCTCTTATCCCATAAAATACGCCTAATCCTGTAGCCTCTTTCCTTCCTCTTACTCCTCCTTGAGATACTGGTTTTCCTGTCACACAAGCCAATGCGTCTACGTCTCCAGAACGTAAAGATAAAAAAGTATCAAAAATCCAACTCATTTCTCTTTCTCCACTACCATAATCAGGAGCAGGGACGTCTATTCCCGGTCCAATAAAATTCTTATTAATTAATTCAGAAGTATATCTGCGTGTGATTTTTTCTATGTTTTCTGCTGATATAGTTTGTGGATCAACTTTTATCCCCCCTTTCGCCCCTCCAAAAGGAACATCGACTATGGCACATTTATAGGTCATTAGAGCGGCTAAAGTCATCACTTCATCTTGATTCACTTTAATACTGTATCGAATCCCTCCTTTACAAGGAAGTTTATGATGAGAATGCTGAACTCTATATGCTTCAATCACTTTTATTTCTTTTCCTATTTTTACAGGAAAATGCATACGATATACAGCATTGCAAGCTTTGATTTGTTCTAAAAGACCTTTTTCAATAGAAATAAATCGTGCAGCTTTATCAAAGTTTTTTTCTATACAATTAAAAAAACTATATACACCAGTTTGATTTTGGTTTTTTGACATAAAAAAAGTTTTTATACATTTCTATAGAATATAGAATAATGAATGCTACATTATCGAGTACAAATCTACGTTTTATGTATAAAATTTTAATTCATGAGTGCATGGATTAAAATATTGAAATATAAAGTCATTTTTTTAAAATTTATTTTAATAAAATATTTATTATTTTTTTAGGGATTATAATTACCCTTTGTAAAGTTTTTTTTTTCAAAAATATTTTTGTTTTAGGATGATTTAATATTTTATTTTCAATTTTATCGATTGAAGTATCAGGATGAAATTTTTCTAAAAATTTGAATTTTCCATTAAACATAATTGGATATGTTATTTCCTTTTTATCTATATACTTTGGATTAAAAGTTGGAAAGCTATAAAATAAAATGGATTTTATTTTTCCTAGTTTATACCATAATTCTTCAGATATATGAGGGGCGAATGGAGCGATCAATTGAACCAAAGGTTCAAGTATTTTTCTTTTATTACATTTTAATGCAGTCAATTTATTCGTTACAATCATTAATAAACTAATAGAAGTATTCCAAGAAAAAGATTGCATTTTATTTTGTATTTTTTTTATAGCATTATGTAAAATTTCTAATTCTTGATATGTTGGATTCATTTCACTAACCTTAAAAATTTTATTTTTATGAAATAAACACCAAAATCTATTTATAAAATTTTTTATTCCGTTTATTTTTTTACAATCCCAAGGTTTAGATTGATTAATAGGACCTAAAAACATCTCATAAATCCGAAATACATCTGAACCATATTTTTTATAAACATTATCAGGATTTATTACATTATATTTGGATTTTGACATTTTTTCTAATTTTCTTTTACAAAAAAAAGTCCCCCTTTCCAGAATAAAAATAGATGAATAAAATTCAGGTTTACATTTTTTAAACCTGTTCATATCTAATTCATTATTGTTTTTTATTAAAGAAAGATCTACATATACTTCTTGAAAAGAAGAATATGCATGTTTCTTATTTTTTAATCCATAAGATACAAAAGTATTTTCTCCTATGACTTTAAGTATAATAGCAGAATAACTTAAAATCATTCCTTGATTTAATATTTTTTTGAAAGGCTCTTCAGTAGTTATCCATCCTCTATCCAATAAAAATTTATGCCAAAATCTGGCATAAATTAAATGTCCAGTACTATGTTCAGATCCCCCAATATATAAATCAACATTCTTCCAGTAACTTTCTTTTTTTTTATCAAGAAAAAATTTACTGTTATATACATCCATATATCTAAGAAAATACCAACTAGATCCCGCCCAACTAGGCATCGTACTAATTTCTATTGGAAATACATATTTTTGGTCAATAAGAATATTAGAAACAATTTTCATATTTTTTTCATCCCAAGCCCAGTTTTTAACTCTGCCTAATGGAGATTTTCCATTTTTAGGATGAAAATTATCTATTTTTGGAAGAATAATAGGCAACTTATTGATAGGAATTATTTTAGGCATTTTATTTTTTAAATAAATAGGAATTGGTTCCCCCCAATATCTTTGTCGTGAAAAAATAGCATCACGAATCTTATAAATGGTTTTCGTTTTTCCTATTTTATCATTTATTAAAATTTTTATTATTTTTTCTTTTGCTTGTTTACGATTTAATCCATTTAAAAAACTAGAATTGATACACTTTTCATGATGATCTAAAATTTTTAAAATTTCTATCCCAAATTTTTTGGCAAATCTTTTACTTTTTTCTTCATGTCCTGGGATTCCTACCATAGATTGGGTTTGATTATTTATAGTGAAAAAATCACTGATATAAACAGGTATTCTTTTATTTCTAATAAAAGGATGTAATACATAATTTCCTGTAAAAATTCCAGAAATATTTTTTGTATTTTCATCTATATTTTGAGTAAGATATGTTAAAACGTTTTTGTGATGTGAGGAATAAATACTTATTTTGTCTGAAAGTGGATGATCTATAGATAATATAATAAAAGTTACCCCAAAGATCATTTCTGGATGAAATAAGAATAATTCAATTTGATTAAATTTATCAACAGGATAAATGATTTTTAGTGGAATAGAAACCCCTATTGATTTTCCTATCCAATTATATTGTAATTTTTTGAAAGATTGAGAACAATCAATAATATTTAATCCTTTTATAAGTCTTTCTGCATATGCACTAATTCTTATATGCCATTGCAACATTTTTTTTTTGTAAACTGGATATCCCCCTCTTTCACTTTTTCCATTTTTAATTTCATCATTCGCTAGCACTGTCCCTAAATCAGGACACCAATTAACTATATTTTTACATAAGAAAGCTAATCTATAATCCAAAAGTATAGATTCCTTCTCATGTGAATTAAATTGTTTCCATGTTTTTGAACTGAATTTGTAACTTGATGTAGTACTTGCATTGATGAAATTGTTTCCGTTTTTATTGAATTCTTGAATTAAAAGGTCTATAGGTTTAGCTTGTTCACTGTTTTTATCATACCAAGAATTGAAAATTTGAATAAACATCCATTGAGTCCAACGATAGTAACTTGGATCACTAGTATATAGCTTTCGATTCCAATCAAAAGAAAGTCCTATTTTATCCATTTGTTCTTTATATCTATGTGAATTTTCAATAATAGTATCATAAGGATGTTTTCCTGTTTGTATAGCATATTGTTCTGCAGGAAGGCCAAAAGAATCAAACCCTATAGGATTCAGTACATTATATCCTTTTGCTCTTTTATATCTTGCATAAACATCTGATGCAATATAACCTAAACAATGCCCAACATGAAGACCTGTTCCAGAAGGATAAGGAAACATATTAAATGTAGTATTTTTTTTTTCATTCTCTTCTGTATGAAAGACATTATGTTTTTTCCAGTATATTTGCCAACGTTTTTCTATTTCACGAAAATTATATTCCATTTTATTTCTTTTTAAGACATAATAAAAAATATCTACAATGATTTTATTACGTAATTTTAATTTATTTCTTCAGAACAATATAAAAAAATTGTTTTTTATTTATTGGGAAAATAAATCCGATCATAAAAAAAGAAAAAAATGTTTAATGAGGATCAAGATTATTTAAATAACGATAAATTTATAAATAATCAAACTATAGATAGACTAATAAAAATTATTCATACCCATCCTAATGATGTTGTAAAAATATTTAGTTTGTTAAAATCATACAAAGCAATTTCTATTTTTAGAGTATTAGATTTTTCTACAAAAAAAAAAATCATAAAAGGGGTACCTTCTATTAAGAAAATGGAATTATTAAATAATTTATCGGGAGATGATAGGATTTATTTTTTAGAAAAAATTCAAAAAAATCTTTTAAAAGATTTGATAAAATATTTAAATCCAGAAGATAAATGTAAAATTTTAACGTATCTGGGATATCCTAAAAATAGTGTAGGACGTTTTATGATTCCATATTGTATTGCTGTTCAAGAAACTTGGAGGGTGCAAGAAGTTTTGGATTATATCCGTAAAGAAGTCAAAAATAGTGATGTGATAGAAATTGTATATGTCGTCGACCAAAAAGGAAAATTAATATATGATATAAAAATACGAGAATTTTTATTGGTAGATCCAAATACAAAAGTGTCTGATTTAATCAATAATCAATATACTGATACTTTAAATATCACAGATACAGAAGAAAAAGCAACTAAAATATTTTCTATGAGTAATAGAATTTCACTTCCAGTTATAGATGATCAAAATTTTTTATTGGGAATAGTAACTGTAGATGATATTTTGTGGGTTTTAAATGAAAATTATAGAGAAGATTTTCAAAAAATAGGTGGAATGGAAGCTTTAAACCAATCTTATTTAAACCTTCCATTATATAAACTTATTAAAAAAAGAGCTGGATGGTTAATTTTGTTGTTTATAGGAGAAATGTTAACTACAACAGTTATGCAAAAATTTTCAAGTGTTATAGAAAAAGCTCTAGTTCTCGCTTTGTTCATTCCTTTAGTTGTTTCAAGTGGGGGGAATAGTGGGGCACAAGCTGCGAGTTTAATTATACAAGCTATGGCTTTAGGAGAGGTAAAAATAAAAGATTGGTGGATTGTAATGCGAAGAGAAATTATTTGTGGTTTTTTTTT
This DNA window, taken from Blattabacterium sp. (Nauphoeta cinerea), encodes the following:
- a CDS encoding aldehyde dehydrogenase family protein; amino-acid sequence: MFQTINPVDNNVLKTYNFLSNQNINVKLAEAQNAYNQWKNFPFDEKIKCLMKFCYYMLETTDIIAYSITEEMGKPITQSYAEVNKSINLCKYYCKLKESIFKEKIYTEYKISYVRFESIGPILGMMPWNYPIWQTIRSTIPNLILGNVIIIKPSFNTTGCSMILEKIFLKSGFPEGTFQVLLIDINQVESVIAHSAIKGITFTGSSTVGSIIGSLSGKYIKKSILELGGNDAFVVMKDVENIKKVAKLATESRLNNTGQTCISAKRFIVDKTIIDDFIDAVIQEMKTYHRGDLYDKSTKIGYISRCDLSEKLYQQYKNIIINGGKICLEITKDGNFLTPSLLRIKNENCIVKKEEIFGPIGIISSFSKEEMIPDIVNDTPYGLGASIWTKNLEKAEEISKKIDTGMVFINEVVKSDPRFPFGGMKRSGYGRELSTLSIKEFSNYKTIIMKKL
- the mgtE gene encoding magnesium transporter; translated protein: MFNEDQDYLNNDKFINNQTIDRLIKIIHTHPNDVVKIFSLLKSYKAISIFRVLDFSTKKKIIKGVPSIKKMELLNNLSGDDRIYFLEKIQKNLLKDLIKYLNPEDKCKILTYLGYPKNSVGRFMIPYCIAVQETWRVQEVLDYIRKEVKNSDVIEIVYVVDQKGKLIYDIKIREFLLVDPNTKVSDLINNQYTDTLNITDTEEKATKIFSMSNRISLPVIDDQNFLLGIVTVDDILWVLNENYREDFQKIGGMEALNQSYLNLPLYKLIKKRAGWLILLFIGEMLTTTVMQKFSSVIEKALVLALFIPLVVSSGGNSGAQAASLIIQAMALGEVKIKDWWIVMRREIICGFFLGGILGFTGFIRVVAWHKINLFNYGTHWVLVGLTVFFSLIGVVLWGTLSGSMLPFIIKKFRGDPASSSAPFVATLVDVVGLMIYFSISYLLLHGTLL
- the asnS gene encoding asparagine--tRNA ligase; the encoded protein is MIRKYSIKELLNKGKFLIDQKVLVEGWIRSFRYSIFIILNDGSTINNLQIILSKKLDKKIIKKITIGSSIRVIGIVKKSIGKKQYIELKSLDIIIYESVDPEIIQKSILQPKKHSFEKLREQAHLRFKTNIFSCVMRIRHHIAFCIHKYFHEHGFFYLHTPIITTSNCEGVGRMFQITTMNLKNQPIDYTKDFFKCKTYLSVSGQLEAETASLGLGKVYTFGPVFRAENSNTSRHLSEFWMIEPEIAFYHLDENINLAENFIKFVIKYILENSMEDLTFLDQRLEKCSKKNRLLEKLELILKFPFKRISYTEVIKIFDQEEKKKNIKFLHPIVWGMDLQSEHEQYLVDKYFKTPVVIFDYPCNIKAFYMRMNNDGKTVRAMDILFPEIGEIIGGSQREERYDILLQRMKDTNTDKKKLWWYLDTRRFGSVPHSGFGLGFDRIVQFITGMNNIRDVIPFPRTPNNAEF
- the pyrH gene encoding UMP kinase, producing MKYKRSLLKLSGEALMGDNEFGLHSSRLKQYAEEVKKVVDMGAQVAIVIGGGNIFRGFSKMKEKIINRIEGDYMGMLATVINGIAFQSYLENIGICTYIQTAIRMDEIAESFSKDRAIHHLEKGRVVIFVAGLGNPYFTTDTAAVLRAIEIKADVLLKGTRVDGIYTTDPEKNKYAKKLKNISFDMAYQMGIKVMDQTAFILGNENDLPIIIFDMNRKGNFKKVISGEKIGTMVSKKK
- a CDS encoding SufE family protein encodes the protein MTLHQKEEMIKKEFKILKNWEDKYEYLIDLGKKLSNQSPMFRSEDKLIHGCQSQVWLEAKLKESRVFFEADSDALLPRGMAAIMVQIYSGLFPFEIIYSNTNFLYEIGFQTFLSPTRANGMFLFLKKIKFYAIAFNTKVSVRLNGRI
- a CDS encoding class I tRNA ligase family protein; the protein is MEYNFREIEKRWQIYWKKHNVFHTEENEKKNTTFNMFPYPSGTGLHVGHCLGYIASDVYARYKRAKGYNVLNPIGFDSFGLPAEQYAIQTGKHPYDTIIENSHRYKEQMDKIGLSFDWNRKLYTSDPSYYRWTQWMFIQIFNSWYDKNSEQAKPIDLLIQEFNKNGNNFINASTTSSYKFSSKTWKQFNSHEKESILLDYRLAFLCKNIVNWCPDLGTVLANDEIKNGKSERGGYPVYKKKMLQWHIRISAYAERLIKGLNIIDCSQSFKKLQYNWIGKSIGVSIPLKIIYPVDKFNQIELFLFHPEMIFGVTFIILSIDHPLSDKISIYSSHHKNVLTYLTQNIDENTKNISGIFTGNYVLHPFIRNKRIPVYISDFFTINNQTQSMVGIPGHEEKSKRFAKKFGIEILKILDHHEKCINSSFLNGLNRKQAKEKIIKILINDKIGKTKTIYKIRDAIFSRQRYWGEPIPIYLKNKMPKIIPINKLPIILPKIDNFHPKNGKSPLGRVKNWAWDEKNMKIVSNILIDQKYVFPIEISTMPSWAGSSWYFLRYMDVYNSKFFLDKKKESYWKNVDLYIGGSEHSTGHLIYARFWHKFLLDRGWITTEEPFKKILNQGMILSYSAIILKVIGENTFVSYGLKNKKHAYSSFQEVYVDLSLIKNNNELDMNRFKKCKPEFYSSIFILERGTFFCKRKLEKMSKSKYNVINPDNVYKKYGSDVFRIYEMFLGPINQSKPWDCKKINGIKNFINRFWCLFHKNKIFKVSEMNPTYQELEILHNAIKKIQNKMQSFSWNTSISLLMIVTNKLTALKCNKRKILEPLVQLIAPFAPHISEELWYKLGKIKSILFYSFPTFNPKYIDKKEITYPIMFNGKFKFLEKFHPDTSIDKIENKILNHPKTKIFLKKKTLQRVIIIPKKIINILLK
- the frr gene encoding ribosome recycling factor, producing MDGLNNIFSSCEEDMEKILKQLKKEIYRIRLGSKSVSSFLGKIKIKCYETFFPLMEVSNISIIDNMNISIHSWDRSIIPAIEKAIINANLGIMPTNKGDTIHIHLPIITEESRKNLMKKIKLQIEQAKILVRKIRKNNNQCIKKLKISEDISRIAEHRIQKMTDGYIQKIEDFFLQKKKEILNI
- a CDS encoding Glu/Leu/Phe/Val dehydrogenase; translated protein: MSKNQNQTGVYSFFNCIEKNFDKAARFISIEKGLLEQIKACNAVYRMHFPVKIGKEIKVIEAYRVQHSHHKLPCKGGIRYSIKVNQDEVMTLAALMTYKCAIVDVPFGGAKGGIKVDPQTISAENIEKITRRYTSELINKNFIGPGIDVPAPDYGSGEREMSWIFDTFLSLRSGDVDALACVTGKPVSQGGVRGRKEATGLGVFYGIRELCHVKEDMYSVGLDVGLVGKKIIIQGLGNVGYHAATFFHEAGAIIIALAEREGAIYNEKGLNVSQVFLHLKNTGSILNFPEAKNIENTEKALELECDILIPAALENVIHKNNASRIKAKIVGEAANGPITPEADEILEKKGVIIVPDIYLNAGGVTVSYFEWLKNLSHVRYGRMEKKFSENMNAELLQVIETVCKKRISTEEKKIILRGAREIDLVRSGLEDTMINGFHKIRDIKKSSKIENMRTAAFVLAINKIIDSYEKLGIFP
- the rpoN gene encoding RNA polymerase factor sigma-54, which codes for MLKQQLLQKGQHKLSPQQIQLMKLVQLSTLDFEQRVQQELEENPALEEDNSSELEEYSDTLENDIDILTEDQNPSIDKSEIDEYLSDDEIEDFQIRNQNCNIKKHIPIISGISFQEYLKNQLHTFRLSEKDLLIADFILGNIDNDGYIRRKITSIVDDIFLTLGVSVSTEKVEKLLVNYIQKLDPIGIGSRNLQECLLIQLKKKKITQEIFFSQKIIRDHFQSFVKKHYNKLYKKLGITKKNLKKVIDQIKKLNPKPGKIYSDNTKNLDHIIPDFNIYISDEKLELSLNQRNIPELKVSPLYFNMLKSYRSKKNINKNEETVAFLKQKIDSAKWFVDAIKQRQNTLMLTMNAIMDYQKEYFLTGDPLKIKPMILKNISQKIGVGISTVSRVANSKYVNTPYGTFLIKSFFSEKMINQEGKEVSSIEIKKLLGESIAKENKKQPLTDEKLSKILRKKGYLIARRTIAKYRDQMHIPVSRMRRNL